TCGCGGTGATTGTCGTGATCGTGCAGCTCGTCACCGGCCGCCGCAGCGTATAGCCGCCAACGCGGCGCCTCCGTTGGCTCAGTCGGCGGAGCGCACCGCGGCGGGGCGCCGGCACAGCATGATGGCGGCGGCGGTCAATATGTCCCGCTCCTTCATCAGGCCGCGCCGCTTGGCCGCTACCATCAGGCTGAGCGCCTGGCGGGACGCGTCGTCGCGATAGCTATGGCGCAGGTCTTCGACCAGCGTCGCGAGCGTATAGCCGGCCGGGATGTCGCTCACAGCGCGACGCCCGGCAAGGTGACGCGGGCAGCGGCGATGATGCCGGCCCACAGGCCGATGCTCGAAGACAGGATGCAGAACAGAGAAACGGCACGCCGATGCGCGGCAATCGAAGCAACCATGATGTCCCCCCGGACAGTGTGGAAGCCGTCATATTGCTGACATTTTCGCGCATCGCCAATGAACCGTTACGATGACTGTTGATCGATTGTGCAACTGACGCGATGCAGCGCAAAAGCCGTTGCGCCGCAACATTTTCAATGGCCGAATATGCTCCAGCCGGTCGCCTCGGCGAGCCGCTCGAGGGCCAGCCCGCCCAGCTGCGAATTGCCGCTGGGATTGAGGCCGGGCGACCAGACGGCGATCGACGCCCGGCCCGGCACCACCGCGAGGATGCCGCCACCGACGCCGGATTTGCCGGGCATCCCGACGCGAAAGGCGAAATCCCCACTCGCATCATAATGGCCGCAGGTCAGCATCAGCGACAGGATGCGCCGCGCACGTCGGGCGGAGACGACATTGCCGCCCTCCGGGTGACGCCCGCCGAGCATCAGGAAGCGCCCGGCCTGGGCCAGCTGGCGGCAGCTCATCTCGATCGCGCAGGCATGGAAATAGGTGCCCAGCACGGGATCGGGTTCATGCTGCACCGTGCCATAGGACTTCATGAAGTGGGCGAGTGCCCGGTTGCGCTCGCCGGTCTGCTCCTCCGAACGCGCCACCGCCTCGTCGATCGCGATGCTGTCGTCGGCGGCGAGGTAGCGGACGAACTGGAGAAGTTCGCCGATCGCCTCGCGCGGCAGGTGCCCGGCGAGGTTGACGTCGGCCAGCACGATCGCGCCGGCATTGATGAACGGATTGCGCGGAATGCCCTTCTCGGCTTCCAGCTGGACGATGGAATTGAAGCTGTTGCCCGAAGGCTCGCGGCCGACCCGCTCCCATAGCCGATCGCCGACCTTGCCCAGCGCGAGCGTGAGCGAGAAGACCTTGGAGATCGACTGGATCGAGAAGCCGATATTGGCATCGCCGCCCATGAAAGTGTCGCCGTCGGCGGTGACGATCGCGATGCCGAAGCGCGCCGGATCGACGCCGGCGAGGCTGGGAATATAGCGCGCCACCGCACCGCGATCGGGCGCATCGCGCATCTCGGCGACGATGCGGGCGAGGATGGCGGGAAGATCCATGCGCCGGTTAGAGCGGCCTTCTTGCCATGCCGCAAGGGAGGCGGGGCATCCGAACCATCAGCGGCGCGGCGGCCACTCCCTTTCGGCGCAGGGAGTTGCTAGGCAGCGGCGATGCATCCGCACATTCCCATCCCCGCACTCAGCCCGCTGCTGCCATGGCTCGATTATGCCGGGCTCGCCGTGTTCGCGGCGTCCGGCGCGCTGGCGGCGGCACGGGAGCGCCAGACGATCGTCACCGCCTGCTTCTTCGCCTGTGTCACCGGGATCGGCGGCGGCACCACGCGAGACCTGCTGATCGATGCGCCGGTGTTCTGGATGCACGACGCGGTGCCGCTCGCCATCTGCCTCGGCGTGGCGGCGGCGGTATGGCTGTCACCGCGGCGCTGGTGGCCGGAGAAGGCGCTCGACTGGTGCGACGCGGTGGGACTGGCGGCTTACGCCGTCTACGGCGCGGGCAAGGCGTTGAGCTTTGGCATCCCGCCCTTGCCGGCGGCGGTGATGGGGGTGGTATCGGCCTGCATGGGCGGGATCATCCGCGATGTGGTGGCCGGCGTGCCGTCGATCATCCTGCGGCCCGAACTGTATGTGACGGCGGCGGCGCTGTCCGCCGGGTTGTTCGTGGGGCTGACCCTGCTTGGTCTGCCGGCGCCGATGCCGGCGATGATCGCGGCCATTGCCGGCTTCGCGCTGCGTGCGGCGGCGATCGCACGCGGGCTGGCGCTGCCCGCCTATAAGGGATGAGCCGCGCCGCGGTCAGGTCGTCCCTGCGGGCTCCGTCGTGCGCGCCGCGAGATCCTTCTGCCAGAACACCACGTCGTGCCAGCCGCCATGCTTGTAGCCGATGCCGGGCTGGGTGCCGGTGTCGATGAAGCCCAGCCGCTCGTGCAGCGCGCTGCTCGCCGGGTTGCCGGCCGTCATCACGCCCATCGCGGCGACGAAGCCGCGCCGTTCCAGCTCGTCCAGCAGCGCCCGATAGAGCGGCGTGCCGATGCCGCCGCCGCGCGCCTCCCGCGACACGTAGATGCCGGTCTCGGCCACCCAGCGATAGGCGGAGCGGGTGCGATAGGGCGCGCCATAGGCATAGCCCGCCACCACGCCGTCTCGTTCGGCCACCAGCCAGGGGTGGGTGAGGGTGATCCGCTCGATCCGTGCCCGCATCTCGGCGGCGTCGGGCGGATCGAGTTCGAAGGTGATCGCCGTGTCGGTGACATAGGGCGCGTAGATCGCGGCGATCGCTTCGGCATCTCCGACCCGGACGGGCCGGATCGTCACGCTCACAACGCGGCCTTCGCCATCAACGCCCGCGCGGCACGGATATCGGCGGGCGAGGGTGGTCCGTCGCCGCATTCAAGGCATCGCGCCTGGACGGCGGGGCCGGTCATGATCCGGCGGGCATCGCCCAGCGCCTTGGCGACGATCATGTCCGGCGCCTCGGCGAGCGAGGCGAACGGATCGGCGATCGTCGCATCGTCGCTGCTCCCCGCACTGCCGGTGAACATCCGCAGCAGCTTGACCAGTGCCGACGGCTCGCGCTCGATATAGACGGGATGGACCTTGGCCGGATCGAGCTTGGCGCGGCGCGCGGCCTCGGCGATGGCGTCGTCCACCGTGCCGAAGCGATCGACCAGCCCGATCTTCTGCGCGGTCACGCCATCCCAGACGCGGCCCTGCGCGATCTCCTCGACCCGCGCGATCGGCAGATGGCGCGCGGCGGCGACGAGGCCGGTGAAGTGGGCGTAGGTCTGGTCGATGCCGGCCTGGAGCAGGGCGTCGACCTGCGGGTTGGTGCCGCGCAGCACGTCGGGCTGGCCGGACAACGGGGTCGCGCCGGTGCCGTCGGTCGAGAGGCCGATCTTGCCGAGCGCACCCTCGAAGCTGGGGATCACCGCGAACACGCCGATCGATCCGGTGATCGTATCGGGATCGGCATAGATCATGTCGCCCGCGGTCGAGACCCAATAGCCGCCCGATGCCGCGACATTGCCCATCGACACCACCACCGGCAGGCCCTTGGCCTTGGCGGCGATGATCGCCGAGCGGATGCGATCCGAAGCCGTCACCGATCCGCCGGGCGAATCGACGCGGATGACCAGCGCCTTGAGGTCGCCCTTGGCGACCGCCTTGCCGAGTGCATCGGCGAGGCTGGTGCCGCCCGCGGTGCCGGCCGGCGCCTTGCCGTCGACGATGTCGCCGGCCACGGTCAGCACGCCGATCCCGTCGCCGGTGGTCGGGGCCGGATTGGCGGCGATCCAGTCGTCCAGCGCGATCTGCTGATAGGCGCCGGGCGCCGGCTTGTCGGGCGTGCCGGCGACCGCGGCGACATGCGCGCCGAAGGCGATACGGTCGCCGAGATGATCGACCAGGCCCATCGCCCGGGCATTCTCCGCCAGCGTGCTGTTGGGCAGATGGCCGGAGGTCAGCTGCGCGAGGTAGTCGGCGAAGCGCGCCTTGGGGCGGGCCTTGGCGACCTCCGCCTGCCAGCGGCCCCAGATCCCGTCGATCAGCGCCTGATCCTCTTCCTTTGCCTCGGGCGAGGCGCTGGTGCGGGTATAGGGTTCGACATAGCTCTTATATTTGCCGACGCGGTAGACGTGGGCGGTGACGCCCAGCTTGTCGAGCAGGCCCTTGTAATAGAGCTGCGATCCGCCCGGGCCGGGGGTCAGCACGCTGCCGAGCGGGTCCATCCAGACGTCGCTGGCGTGCGCCGCGAGCAGGTAGCTGGAATCGGTATAGGCGATGGCGAAGGCATAGACCGGCTTGCCGGCCGCGCGCACCTTGTCGAGCGCGGTGCCGAGCTGGTTGATCGCGACCTGCCCGC
This genomic window from Sphingomonas abietis contains:
- a CDS encoding glutaminase, translating into MDLPAILARIVAEMRDAPDRGAVARYIPSLAGVDPARFGIAIVTADGDTFMGGDANIGFSIQSISKVFSLTLALGKVGDRLWERVGREPSGNSFNSIVQLEAEKGIPRNPFINAGAIVLADVNLAGHLPREAIGELLQFVRYLAADDSIAIDEAVARSEEQTGERNRALAHFMKSYGTVQHEPDPVLGTYFHACAIEMSCRQLAQAGRFLMLGGRHPEGGNVVSARRARRILSLMLTCGHYDASGDFAFRVGMPGKSGVGGGILAVVPGRASIAVWSPGLNPSGNSQLGGLALERLAEATGWSIFGH
- a CDS encoding trimeric intracellular cation channel family protein, yielding MHPHIPIPALSPLLPWLDYAGLAVFAASGALAAARERQTIVTACFFACVTGIGGGTTRDLLIDAPVFWMHDAVPLAICLGVAAAVWLSPRRWWPEKALDWCDAVGLAAYAVYGAGKALSFGIPPLPAAVMGVVSACMGGIIRDVVAGVPSIILRPELYVTAAALSAGLFVGLTLLGLPAPMPAMIAAIAGFALRAAAIARGLALPAYKG
- a CDS encoding GNAT family N-acetyltransferase, producing the protein MSVTIRPVRVGDAEAIAAIYAPYVTDTAITFELDPPDAAEMRARIERITLTHPWLVAERDGVVAGYAYGAPYRTRSAYRWVAETGIYVSREARGGGIGTPLYRALLDELERRGFVAAMGVMTAGNPASSALHERLGFIDTGTQPGIGYKHGGWHDVVFWQKDLAARTTEPAGTT
- the sppA gene encoding signal peptide peptidase SppA, encoding MRFLKGLWKFLVGVKDALALLALLIFFGAIFAALSGGGKTTIPSDGGALVLNLQGSLAEQPADARPFDVLSGTAGPGMGQFRLRDVVRAVNVAATDKRVKAVVLDLDGFMGGGQVAINQLGTALDKVRAAGKPVYAFAIAYTDSSYLLAAHASDVWMDPLGSVLTPGPGGSQLYYKGLLDKLGVTAHVYRVGKYKSYVEPYTRTSASPEAKEEDQALIDGIWGRWQAEVAKARPKARFADYLAQLTSGHLPNSTLAENARAMGLVDHLGDRIAFGAHVAAVAGTPDKPAPGAYQQIALDDWIAANPAPTTGDGIGVLTVAGDIVDGKAPAGTAGGTSLADALGKAVAKGDLKALVIRVDSPGGSVTASDRIRSAIIAAKAKGLPVVVSMGNVAASGGYWVSTAGDMIYADPDTITGSIGVFAVIPSFEGALGKIGLSTDGTGATPLSGQPDVLRGTNPQVDALLQAGIDQTYAHFTGLVAAARHLPIARVEEIAQGRVWDGVTAQKIGLVDRFGTVDDAIAEAARRAKLDPAKVHPVYIEREPSALVKLLRMFTGSAGSSDDATIADPFASLAEAPDMIVAKALGDARRIMTGPAVQARCLECGDGPPSPADIRAARALMAKAAL